Proteins encoded by one window of Chondromyces crocatus:
- the rlmB gene encoding 23S rRNA (guanosine(2251)-2'-O)-methyltransferase RlmB → MRLVYGLQPVREAIRAHGNRVDWVLVQQDGGPKLDALARYAGDQGIKVQRGPRGDLDRRAAGGRHQGALAGVPDLPLVGVETLPLHDPRAPGEASVLMALDGVMDPQNFGAVLRSAVALGAAAVIWPEHSSAPLSPATFRASAGAVEHATLCRVPSLPDALRVLESRGVTAIALDAQGSVELGELPLSGPVVIVVGAEDKGVRRPVRQACQHVARLPMSGTIGSLNASVAGALALYEVLRQRQQAKRSSQQTDPAQPAP, encoded by the coding sequence ATGAGACTCGTTTACGGACTCCAGCCCGTTCGCGAAGCGATCCGGGCCCACGGCAACCGTGTCGACTGGGTACTGGTCCAGCAGGACGGTGGACCGAAGCTCGACGCCCTCGCCCGCTACGCTGGCGATCAAGGCATCAAGGTGCAGCGGGGGCCCCGGGGCGATCTCGATCGCCGCGCGGCAGGTGGGAGGCATCAGGGGGCCCTGGCCGGCGTGCCGGACCTGCCCCTGGTCGGGGTGGAGACCCTGCCCCTCCACGATCCCCGCGCCCCCGGCGAGGCCTCGGTGCTCATGGCGCTCGACGGGGTGATGGACCCCCAGAACTTCGGGGCCGTGCTCAGGAGCGCGGTGGCCCTCGGCGCCGCGGCCGTCATCTGGCCCGAACACAGCTCGGCTCCGCTGTCTCCCGCCACGTTCCGCGCTTCGGCGGGGGCCGTGGAGCACGCCACGCTCTGTCGGGTCCCTTCGCTGCCCGACGCCCTGCGCGTGCTCGAGAGCCGCGGGGTGACGGCGATCGCCCTCGATGCCCAGGGCTCCGTGGAACTGGGGGAGCTTCCCCTCTCGGGCCCCGTGGTCATCGTCGTGGGGGCCGAAGACAAGGGAGTGCGCCGTCCAGTTCGTCAGGCCTGCCAGCACGTCGCCCGGCTGCCGATGTCCGGCACCATCGGCTCGCTCAATGCCTCGGTGGCTGGCGCGCTCGCCCTCTACGAGGTGCTCCGCCAGCGGCAGCAAGCGAAGCGCTCGTCGCAGCAGACTGACCCTGCGCAACCCGCGCCCTGA
- a CDS encoding cysteine desulfurase family protein, giving the protein MPDRSSIYLDWNATTPPHPDVLAAMHQAAAQAWANPASVHGPGRRARAWIERAREAVAALVGFDPRDVTLTSGGTEANNLALEHAFPPGTPGALVVSRIEHPSVVRAAEALAARGVHVAWVTPEPSGRVAPARFAEALDLATTTAPVRLVALQAVNHETGVIQPVTEVAQLAHARGARLLVDAIQAVGRLSRSTWEGADLVTVAAHKIRGPKGIGALVTRPGIQVRPILRGGAQERGLRPGTQDPMAAAGFAVAAERAEGAPARYAELASLREHLEGQLIRLGHEAGIALQQNGTDPRAPHVTNFSWPGWRGDELCAALDLEGVAVSSGSACSAGTAEPSPVLTAMVGPERATSAVRISLGEETTLDQIDEALRCWSRVVVRARPLR; this is encoded by the coding sequence ATGCCCGACCGGAGCAGCATCTACCTCGACTGGAACGCGACGACACCACCGCATCCCGACGTGCTCGCCGCCATGCACCAGGCCGCCGCACAAGCCTGGGCCAACCCGGCCAGCGTCCACGGTCCAGGCCGCCGCGCCCGAGCGTGGATCGAGCGGGCGCGTGAAGCCGTCGCGGCGCTCGTCGGGTTCGACCCTCGTGACGTCACCCTGACCTCGGGGGGGACCGAGGCCAACAACCTCGCCCTCGAGCATGCATTCCCTCCGGGCACGCCGGGCGCGCTGGTCGTGTCACGCATCGAACACCCCTCCGTCGTGCGAGCGGCCGAAGCCTTGGCAGCGCGGGGGGTCCACGTGGCGTGGGTCACACCGGAGCCTTCGGGGCGGGTGGCGCCAGCGAGGTTTGCTGAAGCCCTCGATCTGGCCACCACCACCGCGCCGGTGCGTCTGGTCGCGTTGCAGGCCGTCAACCACGAGACCGGCGTCATTCAACCCGTCACCGAGGTGGCTCAGCTCGCCCATGCCCGTGGCGCGCGTCTCCTCGTCGACGCCATCCAGGCGGTGGGACGCCTGTCGCGGAGCACCTGGGAGGGCGCCGATCTGGTGACGGTGGCCGCGCACAAGATCAGGGGACCGAAGGGGATCGGAGCCCTGGTCACCCGGCCCGGGATCCAGGTCCGCCCGATCCTGCGGGGAGGTGCACAGGAGCGGGGTCTGCGACCGGGCACCCAGGATCCAATGGCGGCGGCAGGATTCGCCGTCGCTGCGGAGCGAGCAGAGGGTGCCCCTGCACGGTACGCCGAGCTGGCCTCGTTGCGAGAGCACCTCGAAGGGCAGCTCATCCGCCTCGGACATGAAGCAGGGATCGCTCTCCAGCAGAATGGGACCGATCCACGGGCGCCTCACGTCACCAACTTCTCGTGGCCAGGGTGGCGTGGTGACGAGCTGTGCGCTGCCCTCGATCTCGAAGGGGTCGCCGTCTCCAGCGGGTCGGCGTGCAGCGCGGGGACTGCCGAGCCTTCCCCCGTCTTGACGGCCATGGTCGGACCGGAACGCGCCACCTCGGCTGTACGCATCTCGCTGGGAGAGGAGACCACGCTCGACCAGATCGACGAAGCGCTCCGCTGCTGGTCCCGCGTGGTGGTCCGCGCCCGCCCCCTCCGCTGA
- a CDS encoding hybrid sensor histidine kinase/response regulator yields the protein MAKILHIEDDPANRLLVRKLLQNAGHDVVEAADGLEGVRLAVTGRPDLVLVDLNIPGLDGFEVTLRLRGEPSLAGVPIVAITAEGDRETSLAVGCDGFLQKPIDARSFSAVIAGFLQGVREVAPGSLRSQRLREQSQRIVAHLEEKVAELSRANARLRELDAARTEFYRNISHELATPMTPIVGYVKLLADEELGPLNKSQKKALRAMDECVRRLRSLIDNLLDVTGIETGRMRFNHSEYDFLDTTRRAMAQVADRFAEAKVQLVEDLPRGPLPAWGDAGRLQRAMIQLLDNAVKFTPAGGSAGVRVSVLAGHYELCVADTGSGVSPERIARIFEPFYQVDGSATRAYGGVGVGLAIARRTAQGLGGDIRVMSPSNEVIEGIQMTGASFHLAVAKRAPLHDGPIIRQMD from the coding sequence ATGGCCAAGATCCTCCATATCGAGGACGATCCTGCGAATCGTCTCCTCGTCCGCAAGCTGCTTCAAAACGCGGGCCACGATGTCGTCGAGGCCGCGGATGGCCTCGAGGGGGTCCGGCTCGCCGTCACGGGTCGGCCGGATCTCGTCCTGGTCGACCTCAACATCCCCGGCCTGGACGGCTTCGAGGTGACGCTCCGGTTGCGAGGCGAGCCGTCGCTGGCCGGCGTCCCGATCGTGGCCATCACGGCCGAAGGAGATCGAGAGACGAGCCTCGCCGTCGGCTGCGACGGTTTCTTGCAGAAGCCCATCGATGCCCGCTCGTTCTCCGCGGTCATCGCCGGATTCCTGCAAGGGGTGCGGGAAGTCGCGCCCGGATCGCTGCGCTCGCAGCGCCTGCGCGAGCAGAGCCAGCGGATCGTCGCGCACCTCGAGGAGAAGGTGGCGGAGCTGAGCCGCGCCAACGCCAGGCTGCGCGAGCTGGACGCAGCGCGAACGGAGTTCTACCGCAACATCTCTCACGAGCTGGCCACGCCGATGACGCCGATCGTGGGGTATGTGAAGCTGCTCGCGGACGAGGAGCTCGGTCCGCTGAACAAGTCGCAAAAGAAGGCGCTGCGGGCGATGGATGAATGCGTCCGGCGCCTGCGCAGCCTCATCGACAACCTGCTGGATGTGACCGGGATCGAGACCGGCCGCATGCGGTTCAACCACAGCGAGTACGACTTCCTCGATACGACCCGTCGCGCGATGGCGCAGGTGGCCGATCGCTTCGCAGAGGCGAAGGTGCAGCTCGTCGAGGATCTGCCTCGGGGGCCATTGCCCGCCTGGGGAGACGCCGGGCGCCTTCAACGGGCGATGATCCAGCTCCTCGACAACGCGGTGAAGTTCACGCCCGCGGGGGGCTCGGCCGGGGTGCGCGTCAGTGTCCTCGCCGGGCACTACGAGCTGTGCGTGGCCGACACCGGGTCCGGCGTGAGCCCGGAGCGCATCGCGCGCATCTTCGAGCCGTTCTACCAGGTCGATGGATCGGCAACCCGCGCCTACGGGGGTGTCGGGGTGGGGCTGGCGATCGCGCGGCGCACGGCGCAGGGTCTCGGTGGGGACATCCGGGTGATGTCGCCGTCCAACGAGGTCATCGAGGGCATCCAGATGACGGGCGCCTCATTCCATCTGGCGGTGGCGAAGCGCGCGCCGCTCCACGACGGGCCAATCATCCGGCAGATGGACTGA
- a CDS encoding peptidylprolyl isomerase, with the protein MTPSAKLVRLAPFLALLALPLGCNTGSNADPAPGDPGATAPATSVTDPTSGALASPAPSDTATISFAGEEAPRVIGASQILIAYKGAQLAPPTVTRSREEARRRAEEILAQLKEGKATLEELARSSSDDSSRAADGAMGNFERGAVPPALADAAFALKVGETSGIVESARGFHVVRRSR; encoded by the coding sequence GTGACCCCTTCCGCGAAGCTCGTCCGGCTCGCTCCCTTCCTGGCCCTGCTCGCGCTCCCTCTCGGTTGCAACACCGGCAGCAACGCCGACCCTGCACCGGGGGACCCTGGCGCGACCGCGCCAGCCACTTCGGTGACCGACCCCACCTCGGGCGCGTTGGCGTCACCGGCGCCGTCGGATACCGCGACCATCTCCTTCGCGGGTGAGGAAGCTCCCCGCGTCATCGGCGCTTCCCAGATCCTCATTGCCTACAAGGGCGCCCAGCTCGCCCCTCCCACCGTGACCCGGAGCCGGGAGGAAGCGCGTCGCCGCGCCGAGGAGATCCTGGCCCAGCTCAAAGAGGGCAAAGCCACCCTCGAAGAGCTGGCGCGGAGCTCGTCCGACGACAGCTCCAGGGCTGCCGATGGCGCGATGGGCAACTTCGAGCGAGGTGCCGTGCCTCCTGCCCTCGCCGACGCAGCGTTCGCCCTGAAGGTCGGCGAGACCTCGGGGATCGTCGAGTCTGCGCGCGGCTTCCACGTGGTGCGACGATCCAGATGA
- the lnt gene encoding apolipoprotein N-acyltransferase, whose translation MNSKTSPLGTRASYGLAALTGFLYFLGFPGVDLWPISFFGLVPLVIALRGQTPRRAAGLGWMSGFVMTMTGFYWLLNMLKVFSGFPTALCLIFMVILCAYQGGRIALCGYLYGRAEARGWPATPVFALAFVASELIYPLLFPWYYGASVHNAPLFLQVADLGGPYLVGLVLVAANLAIAEVIKVWLDLRAQAAAAPAEGANRPATPTLLDALRPHRAVLITCIAIPVLAAIYGFIRLRAVDATAATAEPIKVGIVQPNLALFDRKDALRIHQRRTQELKEQGAELVVWSEAAIPRMHREKGYEIAVQREITGKLGVPSIVGTLLHSPGASRAEPGRTYNTAIIADEKGKVLGRFDKHYLLAFGEYLPFGETFPKLYEWSPNSGRMNRGTSLDPLRWNGHQISAMICYEDILPDFVNQLVGHGDPDLLVNLTNDAWFGDSTEPWIHLALAKLRSVEHHRYMVRATNSGVSAIIDPVGRVIAHGGTFREETVFGEARFMRSTTVYNVVRDVPWYLATLAIVLMAVVSRRRKASAPAASTPPTTA comes from the coding sequence ATGAACTCCAAGACATCCCCCCTCGGAACCCGCGCGTCCTACGGCCTCGCGGCGCTGACTGGCTTTCTCTACTTCCTGGGCTTCCCCGGCGTCGACCTCTGGCCCATCTCTTTCTTTGGCCTCGTGCCCCTGGTGATCGCCCTGCGCGGGCAGACACCGCGCCGTGCAGCAGGACTCGGCTGGATGTCCGGCTTCGTCATGACGATGACCGGCTTCTACTGGCTGCTGAACATGCTGAAGGTCTTCAGCGGCTTCCCCACGGCGCTGTGCCTGATCTTCATGGTCATCCTCTGCGCCTACCAGGGCGGTCGCATCGCGCTGTGCGGCTACCTGTACGGACGCGCCGAAGCCCGAGGCTGGCCCGCCACGCCCGTCTTCGCGCTCGCCTTCGTGGCCAGTGAGCTCATCTACCCCCTCCTCTTCCCCTGGTACTACGGCGCCTCGGTCCACAACGCCCCCCTCTTCCTTCAGGTGGCCGATCTCGGCGGCCCCTACCTGGTCGGGCTGGTCCTGGTCGCGGCGAACCTCGCCATCGCCGAGGTGATCAAGGTGTGGCTCGACCTCCGGGCGCAAGCAGCCGCTGCGCCTGCCGAAGGAGCGAACCGCCCCGCAACCCCCACCCTTCTCGACGCACTCCGCCCGCATCGCGCCGTCCTCATCACCTGCATCGCCATCCCGGTGCTCGCGGCGATCTATGGCTTCATCCGCCTCCGCGCCGTCGACGCCACGGCCGCCACGGCCGAGCCGATCAAGGTCGGCATCGTCCAGCCCAACCTCGCACTCTTCGACCGCAAGGATGCCTTGCGCATCCACCAGCGCCGCACCCAGGAGCTGAAGGAGCAAGGCGCCGAGCTGGTGGTGTGGAGCGAGGCCGCCATCCCGCGGATGCACCGGGAGAAGGGGTACGAGATCGCCGTCCAGCGCGAGATCACCGGCAAGCTCGGCGTCCCCTCCATCGTCGGCACCCTGCTGCACAGTCCTGGCGCGAGCCGCGCCGAGCCTGGCCGCACCTACAACACCGCGATCATCGCCGACGAAAAGGGCAAAGTCCTCGGCCGCTTCGACAAGCACTACCTGCTCGCCTTCGGCGAGTACCTGCCCTTCGGCGAGACCTTTCCCAAGCTCTACGAGTGGTCACCGAACTCCGGGCGCATGAACCGGGGCACCTCGCTCGATCCTCTCCGCTGGAACGGGCACCAGATCTCCGCGATGATCTGTTACGAGGACATCCTCCCCGACTTCGTGAACCAGCTCGTCGGCCACGGCGATCCGGATCTGCTCGTCAACCTGACCAACGATGCCTGGTTCGGTGACTCCACGGAGCCCTGGATTCACCTCGCGCTCGCCAAGCTCCGCTCCGTCGAGCACCACCGCTACATGGTGCGCGCGACCAACAGCGGCGTCAGCGCCATCATCGATCCCGTCGGCCGCGTGATCGCCCACGGTGGCACCTTCCGCGAGGAGACGGTCTTCGGCGAAGCGCGCTTCATGCGGTCGACGACCGTCTACAACGTGGTCCGGGACGTCCCCTGGTACCTGGCCACCCTGGCGATCGTCCTCATGGCCGTCGTCTCCCGCCGGCGGAAAGCCTCTGCTCCTGCCGCGTCGACGCCGCCCACCACCGCCTGA
- a CDS encoding DUF72 domain-containing protein has product MAANVTVGCAGFPVPATRYFREFMFVEVQETHVSLPGPGTVRRWRREAPEGFQFALLGPREIGQEGFRDGKVIETALKSIEAVAEELLAKCAVFVGPPEFAATKTNKGILREFLGGVKKRFERVVFEPPVGWDPDECDELVHEVGALAARDPLTSGLSKLKVAYYRLHGPAGHKSRYEDPAIERLAEIARGAKHTDATYVFTNVDMFADAKRFKKALKL; this is encoded by the coding sequence ATGGCGGCCAATGTTACCGTCGGCTGCGCCGGGTTTCCCGTGCCGGCGACGCGGTATTTCCGCGAGTTCATGTTTGTGGAGGTGCAGGAGACCCATGTGTCCCTTCCGGGGCCTGGGACGGTGCGGCGATGGCGCCGCGAAGCACCCGAGGGCTTTCAATTCGCGCTGCTCGGTCCGCGCGAGATCGGTCAGGAGGGTTTCAGAGACGGAAAGGTCATCGAGACAGCACTGAAGAGCATCGAGGCGGTCGCCGAGGAGCTGCTGGCGAAGTGTGCAGTGTTCGTCGGGCCACCGGAGTTCGCCGCCACGAAGACCAACAAGGGGATCCTGCGCGAGTTCCTGGGAGGCGTGAAAAAGCGCTTCGAGCGGGTGGTCTTCGAGCCGCCCGTCGGCTGGGATCCCGACGAGTGCGACGAGCTGGTCCATGAGGTCGGCGCGCTGGCCGCCCGAGATCCGCTGACGAGCGGCCTGTCCAAGCTGAAGGTGGCCTACTACCGCCTGCACGGGCCGGCTGGCCACAAGTCACGCTACGAGGATCCAGCGATCGAGCGGCTCGCGGAGATCGCGCGGGGTGCAAAGCACACCGACGCGACGTACGTGTTCACGAACGTGGACATGTTCGCGGACGCGAAGCGCTTCAAGAAGGCGCTGAAGCTCTGA
- a CDS encoding ribonuclease H-like domain-containing protein yields the protein MSSFQAKLSRLPSMGSGSRGASPRPAGGEPGAAAQQRLVTVDTDPIEASALTPEAGSPETKAPEAGSPETRSVHELESVRELMVDVPPEAERSPEAERSPEANRRVEERLGSQRVASGSHRPSLEELRERIARIVGRGAQLPPRADPARGELPFFVERTEEGPLYTNRVRALPAARVGRAPLVAARTADPAMLALLALDPGLAGCDVQRALYLDTETTGLAGGTGTVPFLIGLAWHDGSSAEEGGSGFVVEQLLLRRLGEEGPMLRRLSERLAAASMIVTYNGKAFDMPLLRTRFVMNRLPPPPEPPHLDLVHVARRIHKGRLRSRTLIALEHEVLGRVRIGDTPGGEIVAAYAHFLRTGDEDALLGVVEHNSADVLAMVALVGLYGEPLGSLIGEDLAGVAATLQRAGAIERAAELAEAAVAQGGGAAALKARGDIARARGDRARALQDYEALSAEVDDAGVRLALAKLYEHHVRSFAQALELVERGTAEAEPARARRRARLQRKMERAAGEPAEVASPRKGRRRQAP from the coding sequence ATGTCGTCATTTCAGGCCAAGCTGTCTCGCCTTCCGTCGATGGGGAGCGGGAGTCGAGGAGCGTCGCCCAGGCCCGCTGGAGGTGAGCCCGGAGCGGCCGCCCAGCAGCGGCTCGTCACGGTGGACACGGACCCGATCGAAGCGTCGGCGCTGACGCCCGAGGCGGGGTCACCAGAGACGAAGGCACCCGAGGCGGGATCACCCGAAACCCGCTCCGTGCATGAGCTCGAGTCCGTGCGTGAGCTCATGGTGGACGTTCCGCCGGAGGCGGAGCGTTCACCTGAAGCCGAGCGTTCACCTGAGGCAAACCGTCGGGTGGAGGAGCGGCTCGGGTCGCAGCGGGTTGCGTCTGGAAGCCATCGACCGAGTCTGGAGGAGCTGCGCGAGCGGATCGCCCGGATCGTGGGTCGCGGCGCTCAGCTCCCCCCACGGGCCGATCCGGCACGCGGAGAGCTGCCGTTCTTCGTGGAGCGGACCGAGGAGGGGCCGCTCTACACGAACCGGGTGCGCGCGCTCCCTGCCGCGCGCGTCGGTCGTGCGCCCCTGGTGGCCGCGCGGACGGCGGATCCGGCCATGCTCGCGCTGCTCGCGCTGGACCCTGGACTCGCGGGCTGCGACGTGCAGAGAGCGCTCTACCTCGACACGGAGACGACGGGGCTGGCAGGGGGCACGGGGACGGTGCCCTTCCTGATCGGGCTGGCCTGGCACGATGGGTCGTCGGCCGAGGAAGGGGGGAGCGGGTTCGTGGTGGAGCAGCTCCTCCTGCGACGCCTGGGGGAGGAGGGGCCGATGCTGCGGCGGCTGAGCGAGCGCCTCGCCGCGGCGTCGATGATCGTGACCTACAACGGGAAGGCGTTCGACATGCCACTCCTGCGAACGCGGTTCGTGATGAACCGGCTGCCCCCGCCCCCGGAGCCGCCCCACCTCGATCTGGTGCACGTGGCGCGGCGAATCCACAAGGGTCGGCTCCGCAGCCGGACGCTGATCGCACTGGAGCACGAGGTGCTGGGGCGGGTGCGGATCGGGGATACACCCGGCGGCGAGATCGTGGCGGCGTATGCGCATTTCCTCCGGACGGGGGACGAGGACGCGCTGCTCGGGGTGGTGGAGCACAACTCGGCGGACGTGCTCGCCATGGTGGCGCTGGTGGGTCTGTACGGGGAGCCGCTGGGGAGCCTCATCGGGGAGGATCTCGCCGGGGTCGCGGCGACGTTGCAGCGGGCAGGCGCGATCGAGCGGGCGGCAGAGCTGGCCGAGGCGGCCGTGGCGCAAGGGGGAGGGGCGGCAGCGCTGAAGGCGCGGGGGGACATCGCCCGGGCGCGGGGGGATCGGGCGCGGGCGCTGCAGGACTACGAGGCGCTGTCCGCAGAGGTCGATGATGCCGGGGTGCGGCTGGCCCTGGCCAAGCTCTACGAGCACCATGTGCGCTCGTTCGCCCAGGCGCTGGAGCTGGTGGAGCGTGGGACGGCGGAGGCCGAGCCCGCACGAGCGCGTCGCCGGGCGCGGCTGCAGCGGAAGATGGAGCGGGCAGCGGGAGAGCCGGCGGAGGTGGCGAGCCCCCGGAAGGGTCGGCGGCGGCAAGCCCCGTAG